The Tenuifilum thalassicum genome includes the window CTTGAACATTTGGACCAAGCTGCTTGGCAATTCTATTAAACAGGGCAATATTGTTTGGTAGTACAGATAGTATTTGCGATGCAGGTCCAGGATATGGCAACCCTACTGCGAACGGTTGAGAGAATGCCTTATACAAACTTATTCTATTGTCGAAATCAGCGTTTGGATTTCCGGTTTTATGGAAATGGAAACAGTGGTTAAGCGGAATTGGTTCATGAATCATGAAATCGACATTAAGTTCTAATAAAACCCGAACAACCTGGTTTACATCCTTTTCCGAAAGCTCATTTGTATGTATAATTGATTTATCACTCCACCGCATTACCCCAGCTCCCGAAGAGAAAACAAGGAAATCAATTGGGAAATTATCGTCTAAAACAGTTGAAGCCGAATAAGGTGACCTACCAGTAGCAATGACCCGAACAACCCCTTTTCTTCCCAATTCTTCAAGCATCATAATATCTCGCTTATTAAAAGATAAATCGGAACGAAGAAGCGTACCATCAAGATCTGTTGCTACCAATTTTATCATTA containing:
- a CDS encoding HAD family hydrolase — its product is MIKLVATDLDGTLLRSDLSFNKRDIMMLEELGRKGVVRVIATGRSPYSASTVLDDNFPIDFLVFSSGAGVMRWSDKSIIHTNELSEKDVNQVVRVLLELNVDFMIHEPIPLNHCFHFHKTGNPNADFDNRISLYKAFSQPFAVGLPYPGPASQILSVLPNNIALFNRIAKQLGPNVQVIRATSPLDGESIWMEIFPMGVSKSNGLAWLCENECGILQTEVLAIGNDYNDLDMLKWAGMAFVVDNAPDELKSNFSTAPTNNNAGFSFAVNESSKP